TCTTCAGGTCAACGAACTCGCGCAGCCATTGGGGAGAAATCTTCATAAACCCTTTTCACCGCCGAGGTCGCCGAGACCGCAGAGGGAAACCATTTCAACAATTCTCCGCGTTCTCTGCGTTCTCGGCGGTGAAACCATTAAGCGAATTGCTCCAGAAACCTCACATCCCCGCTGAACAGCAACTGAATGTCGCCGATCCCGTACTTCGCCATCGCGATGCGCTCCACGCCCATGCCGAAGGCGAAGCCGGAGATCTTCTTGGGGTCGTAGCCGTTCGACTTCACGAACTCAAAGACGTTGGGGTCCACCATGCCGCAGCCCAGCAGCTCGATCCAGCCGCTCATCTTGCACACCCGGCAGCCCTTGCCGCCGCAGACGAAGCAGGTGACGGCCACGTCCGCGCTGGGCTCGGTAAAGGGGAAGAACGAGGGGAAGAAGCGCGTCTTCATGGCCGAGCCGAACAGCGCCTTCATGGCGTGGTCGAGCGTGCCCTTCAGGTCGCCGAAGGTGATGTTGGTGTCCACCGCCAGCCCTTCCACCTGGTGGAAGATGGGGAAGTGAGTGGCGTCGGGGGTGTCGCTGCGATGTACCTTGCCGGGGATGACCACCCGGATGGGCGGCGGGTTCTTCTCCATGTAGCGCACCTGCACGGGCGAGGTGTGAGTGCGCAGCAGCAGGCGGTCGCGCTG
The window above is part of the Terriglobales bacterium genome. Proteins encoded here:
- the pheS gene encoding phenylalanine--tRNA ligase subunit alpha; translation: GYSIGEGPEIESDYYNFESLNFPPNHPARDTQDTVFVAGQEQKPQRDRLLLRTHTSPVQVRYMEKNPPPIRVVIPGKVHRSDTPDATHFPIFHQVEGLAVDTNITFGDLKGTLDHAMKALFGSAMKTRFFPSFFPFTEPSADVAVTCFVCGGKGCRVCKMSGWIELLGCGMVDPNVFEFVKSNGYDPKKISGFAFGMGVERIAMAKYGIGDIQLLFSGDVRFLEQFA